A window of Exiguobacterium sp. FSL W8-0210 contains these coding sequences:
- a CDS encoding disulfide bond formation protein B: MTRYHFMFIISTIATLGSLYFSEIRGFIPCPLCWWQRLFMYTTAFYLLISLFRSKTIDPLFVRLYVLAGFGVALYHVILERLPDGEALCTSGCLIKWVNYFGFLTIPMMSLIAFTLLLVLAFYPARSNNEA, encoded by the coding sequence ATGACACGCTATCATTTTATGTTCATCATCTCAACGATTGCAACGCTTGGCAGTCTCTATTTCAGTGAAATTCGCGGATTCATTCCCTGCCCTCTCTGTTGGTGGCAACGACTATTCATGTATACGACAGCCTTTTATTTGCTCATCTCGCTATTCCGGTCAAAAACGATCGATCCGCTCTTCGTTCGCCTGTATGTGCTTGCCGGCTTTGGTGTCGCCTTGTACCACGTCATCCTTGAACGCTTACCCGATGGCGAAGCGTTATGTACGAGTGGCTGTCTCATCAAATGGGTCAACTATTTTGGTTTCTTGACGATCCCGATGATGAGTCTCATTGCCTTTACATTACTCTTGGTTCTAGCGTTCTATCCAGCACGTTCGAACAATGAAGCGTAA
- a CDS encoding IS1182 family transposase, producing MFKDYNMNQLVLPLDLEVRLQENDIAFAVHHLVESIPDDVFEPFMRTTGCPAYHPRMMMKIILCAYTQSVFSGRKIEGLLSDSLRMMWLAQGNAPSYRTINRFRVHPAVTPILKQAFVTFRCHLVEMGEINEEAIFIDGTKLEANANRYTFVWRKSIERHSASLVDKSNRIYDNLVEQDILPEIERENPDELTLSELEHMGEAVDAHIASINQKIEASTDTQERKRLRSERKEPRLLRKEITDFIERKQRYALQKRTLAGRNSYSKTDTDATFMRMKEDHMQNGQLKPGYNVQIATEGQYTLAYDIYPNPTDARTLLPFLDEVSSYLPLPPHIVADAGYGSQENYQDILMRRGRIPLIPYTMFEKEKSRKWRNDPFNTANWSYDETADRFVCPNGQDVTFRYMSKRTDRYGFTRDFKVYESEGCDGCPFRSRCTKAEEGRHRQVHINTSWEEQKEQMKKWLSDQKTGSLYAKRKIDVEPVFGYLKANLSFTRFSVRGKAKVKRELGFILMAVNLRKWLIQSVARRAA from the coding sequence ATGTTTAAAGATTATAACATGAACCAGCTGGTTCTGCCCTTAGATTTAGAAGTTCGTCTTCAAGAAAATGATATTGCGTTCGCTGTCCACCATCTCGTCGAATCCATTCCAGACGATGTGTTCGAGCCTTTCATGCGCACGACAGGATGCCCGGCTTACCATCCACGCATGATGATGAAAATTATCTTATGTGCCTACACACAATCGGTCTTCTCCGGTCGGAAGATTGAAGGATTACTATCCGATAGTCTGCGGATGATGTGGCTAGCACAAGGGAATGCGCCGAGCTATCGTACCATCAACCGTTTTCGAGTGCATCCCGCAGTCACTCCGATATTGAAGCAAGCCTTCGTTACCTTCCGTTGCCATCTCGTCGAGATGGGAGAAATCAATGAAGAAGCCATCTTTATCGATGGTACAAAGTTAGAGGCGAATGCGAACCGATATACCTTTGTTTGGCGGAAATCGATTGAACGTCATAGTGCGTCTCTCGTGGACAAATCGAATCGTATCTATGACAACCTCGTCGAACAAGACATCCTACCGGAAATTGAACGAGAAAACCCGGACGAGCTTACTCTCTCAGAACTCGAACACATGGGTGAAGCTGTAGACGCACATATCGCTTCCATCAACCAAAAAATCGAGGCGAGTACGGACACCCAAGAAAGAAAACGTCTGCGTTCTGAACGGAAGGAACCACGTCTCCTTCGAAAGGAAATTACAGATTTCATCGAGCGGAAACAGAGATACGCCCTTCAAAAGAGGACGCTCGCTGGACGGAACAGCTATTCGAAAACGGACACGGACGCGACGTTCATGCGAATGAAAGAAGATCATATGCAAAATGGACAACTCAAACCAGGCTATAACGTTCAAATCGCGACCGAAGGACAATACACACTCGCTTATGATATTTATCCGAATCCGACGGATGCCCGGACGTTACTCCCCTTTTTAGATGAGGTCAGCTCATATTTACCACTACCACCGCATATCGTTGCGGATGCCGGCTATGGGAGTCAGGAGAATTATCAGGATATTCTGATGCGCCGTGGGCGCATTCCACTCATCCCTTACACGATGTTCGAAAAAGAAAAGTCGCGAAAATGGCGCAACGATCCCTTTAACACAGCGAACTGGTCTTACGATGAAACGGCGGATCGGTTTGTGTGCCCGAATGGACAGGACGTAACGTTCCGTTACATGTCCAAGAGAACAGATCGTTACGGATTCACGCGTGATTTCAAGGTGTATGAAAGTGAAGGGTGTGATGGCTGCCCGTTCCGCTCCCGTTGTACAAAGGCCGAAGAAGGGCGTCACCGACAGGTACACATAAACACTTCATGGGAAGAACAAAAAGAACAGATGAAAAAATGGCTTTCAGATCAAAAAACAGGATCCCTCTATGCGAAACGGAAGATAGACGTGGAACCAGTTTTTGGATATCTGAAGGCTAATTTGAGTTTCACTCGCTTTTCTGTGCGAGGAAAAGCGAAGGTGAAGCGTGAGCTCGGCTTCATCCTCATGGCCGTAAATTTGAGGAAATGGCTCATCCAAAGCGTTGCCCGAAGGGCAGCTTGA
- a CDS encoding FAD-dependent oxidoreductase — protein MTIGIIGGGLSGLTAAALFAKQGTPVMLWDAGLLGGRATSQTVKGFTFNYGAHAIYGRDQSILRKLTKQLGIEVTWLDFSASRAKYEFSGHLTAVPANAWGLLKTEVIEGTNKVRFTWEIIKTILRVERGDPQQSIGQWLKSERVDEQVAQLMLDLASTNFFTAEPEKIPSDVYFEYYQKLFRTRKPVSYIEGGWQGLVQELERIILENHGKILKKTKITAVESTTTGFLVRDRKKQEWNVERIIFAVPPREILKMATPTAIQRFVTPYASHEPVEVFVYDLGLHPYIQTPYSYIYDRSHRAFITDLSHYDASLAPKDGQVLQAIAYLEHDRLEDPEYIGHVRTGIEQMLDVHFADWRQRIVAERTIKRAVVQEIKWKMGQTPLATHIPDHAGVAFVGDWCEGTGQLSELAFSSAVSVFNRWT, from the coding sequence ATGACGATTGGGATTATAGGTGGAGGGTTATCCGGCTTGACGGCAGCTGCATTATTCGCAAAACAAGGAACGCCGGTCATGCTTTGGGATGCGGGATTACTTGGAGGACGTGCCACCTCTCAAACCGTAAAAGGATTTACGTTTAATTACGGTGCTCATGCGATTTATGGACGCGATCAATCGATTCTTCGCAAACTAACGAAACAGCTCGGTATCGAAGTGACGTGGCTGGATTTCTCAGCGAGTCGTGCGAAATATGAGTTTTCAGGTCATTTGACGGCAGTTCCTGCGAATGCCTGGGGATTATTGAAAACAGAAGTCATCGAAGGAACGAACAAAGTACGTTTCACATGGGAAATCATTAAAACGATTTTACGAGTCGAACGAGGGGATCCGCAACAATCGATCGGGCAGTGGTTAAAATCAGAACGAGTCGATGAACAAGTGGCACAGTTGATGCTTGATTTGGCATCAACGAACTTTTTTACGGCAGAACCCGAAAAAATTCCGTCAGACGTCTATTTCGAGTATTATCAAAAACTTTTTCGGACGCGCAAGCCTGTCTCATACATCGAAGGTGGATGGCAAGGGTTAGTACAGGAGTTGGAACGGATCATCCTAGAGAACCACGGGAAGATCCTGAAAAAAACAAAAATAACAGCAGTCGAATCGACTACTACAGGATTCTTAGTACGTGATCGAAAGAAACAAGAATGGAACGTCGAACGGATCATCTTTGCCGTCCCACCGCGTGAAATCTTAAAAATGGCGACTCCCACTGCCATTCAGCGATTTGTTACACCGTACGCGAGCCATGAACCGGTAGAAGTATTCGTGTATGATCTTGGACTTCATCCGTATATCCAAACACCGTATTCATACATCTACGACCGTTCGCATCGAGCGTTCATCACGGATTTATCACATTATGATGCAAGTCTTGCACCGAAGGATGGTCAAGTCCTTCAAGCAATCGCCTACCTTGAACACGATCGACTTGAGGATCCTGAATATATTGGACATGTCCGAACAGGAATCGAACAGATGCTTGACGTTCATTTTGCAGATTGGCGACAACGTATCGTCGCAGAACGAACGATCAAACGAGCAGTCGTACAAGAAATCAAATGGAAAATGGGGCAAACGCCGCTTGCGACTCATATTCCGGATCATGCAGGTGTCGCTTTCGTCGGGGACTGGTGTGAAGGTACGGGACAACTCTCGGAGCTTGCGTTCTCAAGTGCCGTGAGCGTCTTCAATCGATGGACTTGA
- the nadE gene encoding ammonia-dependent NAD(+) synthetase, whose translation MQKEIIQVTGVKPAIDPAQEVNERVAFLKAYLKHTGAKGFVLGISGGQDSLLAGRLCQLAVEELRKEEGKDVAFYAVRLPYGEQQDEADAQTALTFIQPDHSLRVNIKPAVEASMQAFKEATGAELSDFSKGNTKARERMKSQYDLAAHYGCLVVGTDHAAEFVTGFYTKHGDGACDLTPLTGLNKRQGKQLLRYLNAPEVLIEKIPTADLEENRPALPDEVALGMTYEEIDDYLEGKTISEASQEKLETQYKRVGHKHHMPVSPLDEWWKA comes from the coding sequence ATGCAAAAAGAAATCATCCAAGTAACAGGAGTAAAGCCTGCCATTGACCCAGCACAAGAAGTAAACGAACGGGTAGCCTTCTTGAAAGCGTATCTCAAGCATACAGGAGCAAAAGGATTCGTATTGGGCATCTCAGGGGGACAAGATTCTTTGCTCGCAGGTCGTCTGTGCCAACTGGCAGTTGAAGAGTTGAGAAAAGAAGAGGGGAAAGATGTCGCATTTTATGCGGTCCGCTTGCCTTACGGGGAACAACAAGATGAAGCAGACGCACAGACAGCCTTGACGTTCATTCAACCGGATCATTCGCTTCGTGTGAACATTAAACCAGCGGTCGAAGCATCGATGCAGGCGTTCAAAGAAGCGACAGGTGCAGAACTTTCCGACTTTAGTAAAGGAAATACGAAAGCGCGAGAGCGAATGAAAAGTCAATATGATTTAGCCGCTCATTATGGCTGTTTAGTCGTTGGAACGGATCATGCAGCTGAATTCGTGACGGGATTCTACACGAAACATGGTGATGGTGCATGTGATTTGACGCCATTGACGGGACTGAACAAACGGCAAGGGAAACAACTGTTACGTTACTTGAACGCACCAGAAGTCTTGATTGAAAAAATTCCGACAGCAGATCTTGAAGAAAATCGTCCGGCATTACCAGACGAAGTGGCACTTGGAATGACATACGAAGAAATTGATGATTATTTGGAAGGAAAGACGATTTCAGAAGCAAGTCAAGAAAAGTTAGAGACGCAGTATAAACGTGTTGGGCATAAGCATCATATGCCGGTCTCACCACTCGATGAATGGTGGAAAGCATAA
- a CDS encoding BsuPI-related putative proteinase inhibitor — protein MKRLVFILLLLTVCLAGCQEKKQQATTTNEPIQIAVKTTKQDDMMQLDISLTNPNDHSVNVTYPSSQRFQAQLIDAKQHVTYDFEKEQVFTQAIEKDTFTKR, from the coding sequence ATGAAACGTCTCGTTTTCATTCTGCTACTGCTTACTGTTTGTTTAGCAGGTTGCCAAGAAAAGAAACAACAGGCAACAACCACGAACGAACCGATTCAAATCGCAGTCAAAACGACAAAGCAGGACGACATGATGCAATTAGACATTTCTTTAACGAATCCAAATGATCACAGTGTGAACGTGACGTATCCTTCCTCACAACGTTTTCAGGCTCAATTGATTGATGCGAAACAACACGTAACGTATGATTTTGAGAAAGAGCAAGTATTCACGCAAGCGATTGAAAAGGATACGTTCACGAAACGTTAA
- a CDS encoding conserved virulence factor C family protein translates to MKIVAIEPTPSPNNMKVIVDEVFSEKGQTFEHAFGAPEHIQRLLEIPGVKFVYQVSDFLSIERYPKYDWRSLVIDIRRAFGETLNDVEQHETDAEYEPVHLFVQFILGVPMQIKGVKGLEEKREGLSERFREAALFVQPFVQNVISDRRWVEQAPRYGDLDESLREVANEIEIAYPVERIERLKSLAAGEDITFSGQAIQSSDWKERFAALDELPVEMEWVPAYARLLQDEKMQIRRQAIVKLGMFEDHREELLEYLTSALHDPSGIVRRTAGDTISDWAMPEAEPMMMEALADKNKLVRWRAARFLFDVGTEQSIPRLREAIRDREYEVALQAELALTRIESGEEALGTVWQQMNRMIDESS, encoded by the coding sequence ATGAAAATCGTAGCGATTGAACCAACACCAAGTCCAAATAACATGAAAGTCATCGTTGATGAGGTCTTTTCGGAAAAGGGGCAGACATTTGAGCATGCCTTTGGCGCACCGGAACACATTCAGCGATTACTTGAAATACCTGGCGTTAAGTTCGTTTATCAGGTCAGTGACTTTTTATCGATCGAGCGTTATCCAAAATATGATTGGCGCTCGCTTGTCATCGATATACGACGTGCGTTCGGTGAAACGTTAAATGACGTTGAACAACACGAGACAGATGCTGAGTATGAGCCTGTCCATCTATTCGTGCAGTTCATTTTAGGCGTACCAATGCAAATCAAAGGTGTGAAAGGATTAGAAGAAAAACGAGAAGGGCTGTCGGAACGTTTCCGAGAAGCAGCGCTATTCGTCCAACCATTCGTTCAGAATGTCATTAGCGATCGACGCTGGGTGGAACAAGCACCTCGATACGGAGACCTTGACGAAAGTTTGCGTGAAGTAGCGAATGAGATTGAGATTGCATATCCAGTCGAACGTATCGAACGTCTCAAGTCGCTCGCAGCAGGAGAAGATATTACGTTTAGCGGTCAAGCGATTCAATCATCCGATTGGAAAGAACGATTCGCGGCGCTCGATGAACTACCTGTTGAGATGGAGTGGGTTCCAGCTTATGCTCGCCTGTTACAGGATGAGAAGATGCAAATTCGGCGTCAAGCGATTGTAAAGCTTGGGATGTTCGAAGATCACCGAGAAGAACTGTTAGAGTATTTGACGAGTGCACTGCATGATCCGTCAGGGATCGTTCGCCGGACAGCAGGCGATACGATTTCAGATTGGGCGATGCCAGAAGCTGAACCAATGATGATGGAAGCGTTAGCGGATAAAAATAAATTAGTACGCTGGCGAGCTGCTCGCTTCCTGTTTGATGTCGGAACGGAACAGTCGATTCCAAGACTGCGTGAAGCAATCCGAGACCGGGAATATGAAGTGGCTCTACAAGCCGAACTCGCATTAACGCGGATCGAGAGTGGGGAAGAAGCACTAGGAACGGTTTGGCAGCAAATGAATCGAATGATAGATGAAAGTTCATAA
- a CDS encoding alpha/beta fold hydrolase has translation MEKQTLVLLHGFTGGTDYFNRVEANLRHSFDVLPLSLPGHEGLDVGPDTIEGFAEWVMHELDRRGIDKPIIIGHSFGGYITAAIVEGYADQISGYGLVYSTAKADDEQAKQKRNQNITRVEEVGVREFVNGLVPSLFAEGADEFAVAEALEIGYMMTVEGAIRALSAMRDRRDMTKVLTRASVKGLIIHGTKDQLISEESAFAPKNDHLIHRSTDSGHMGMLETPDAFVAIIEEAFK, from the coding sequence ATGGAAAAACAAACACTCGTACTCCTGCATGGATTTACAGGAGGAACAGATTATTTTAATCGGGTAGAGGCAAATTTACGACATTCCTTTGATGTATTACCACTAAGTTTACCGGGGCATGAGGGACTCGATGTTGGTCCGGATACGATTGAAGGCTTTGCAGAATGGGTCATGCATGAACTTGATCGACGTGGTATCGACAAGCCGATCATCATCGGACATTCCTTTGGTGGATACATCACAGCTGCAATTGTTGAAGGGTACGCGGATCAAATTAGTGGATACGGTCTTGTGTATTCGACAGCTAAAGCAGATGATGAACAAGCGAAACAAAAACGAAATCAAAACATCACACGCGTTGAAGAAGTCGGTGTCAGAGAATTCGTCAATGGTCTTGTTCCATCCTTATTCGCTGAAGGGGCAGATGAGTTCGCTGTCGCTGAAGCACTTGAGATCGGATACATGATGACGGTCGAAGGAGCCATTCGTGCGCTCTCTGCGATGCGAGATCGGCGAGATATGACGAAGGTCTTGACGAGAGCAAGCGTGAAGGGTCTCATCATTCATGGCACGAAAGATCAACTGATTTCAGAGGAAAGTGCATTTGCACCAAAGAATGATCATCTCATACATCGGTCAACAGACAGTGGACACATGGGGATGCTTGAGACACCGGATGCTTTCGTTGCAATCATCGAAGAAGCATTCAAGTAA
- a CDS encoding GNAT family N-acetyltransferase, translated as MWGLRKPFPELRTERFILRELENRDARELFKILSDDKVMYYYGSDPLVTVYEAKNVISYFKEQFTQGKAIRWAIADAQTNQLIGTIGFHNWLSQYHRAEIGFEVSQDYWQRGVASEAARAVLTYGFEEFALHRISALVAPENLASNALVQKLGFKAEGLLEDYAYSHGRFMDLTMYRMLASEWKG; from the coding sequence ATGTGGGGCTTGCGAAAGCCTTTCCCGGAATTGCGGACCGAGCGCTTCATATTACGTGAGCTCGAAAACCGTGACGCACGCGAATTGTTTAAAATCCTATCGGACGATAAAGTCATGTACTATTACGGATCAGATCCACTCGTGACGGTCTATGAAGCTAAAAATGTCATCAGTTACTTTAAAGAACAGTTCACGCAAGGTAAAGCGATTCGCTGGGCAATTGCTGATGCACAAACGAATCAATTGATCGGGACGATCGGTTTTCATAACTGGCTGTCTCAATACCATCGGGCTGAAATTGGTTTTGAAGTTAGTCAAGATTATTGGCAACGTGGTGTCGCTTCGGAAGCGGCAAGAGCTGTTCTGACATATGGCTTTGAAGAATTTGCTCTCCATCGAATCAGCGCCCTCGTCGCACCTGAAAACCTCGCTTCTAACGCATTGGTTCAAAAATTAGGATTCAAAGCAGAAGGATTACTAGAAGATTATGCATACAGTCATGGTCGTTTCATGGATTTGACGATGTACCGTATGCTCGCATCTGAATGGAAGGGATGA